The nucleotide sequence AGCTAATACATAATCCATCTCAGCGTTGTCACTGCCAATAGACTTGACCTTCAGGCTGTACTCAAGAAGAACACCATCGAGAATAGAGTTCCCACGAACAGGAGATATGAGCGGCAACCTCCGGGAATCCTATTTTAAGTACAAAAGAAATGCTCAATCAATGGTAATCTTTTGAATGACAGAAAGAGAATGCCAGTAGGAATCAGGGATCTTAAATTTCAAGTATAACTAGCACTACTGTTACACCAAACTCATTACTTTATAATAACATGTTGCGTTGAGGTGTTGCCAGCAAACACATTTCCTGCTCCTTGCACATATATAAAGTCTGATGTGTATAAGTACATAATGCATCCTCGTAGATTACAGGATAGTGGACTATCATCTAAAGTATATAAGTATGTAATAATGCACATGCTAAGAAATTATAGAATAACCTGAATGATATTTACATAATTTAATAATACCATATATTAGTTTCATTACGGTTCAATGCTCTTAATATGCACATAACAAATCAAGATACCTGACTGCATTGGTTGTACAATTCCTCATTACATACACCAGTTTTAATTCTAGGCAGGCTCTTCTAAGCTGCATTATTCTAATAAGATTAAAAAAAATGAGACAAAGTAGGACTAGCCCTTCGCagcatatttttatagaagaaaagACGTGAGCGCCCCGCGGAGTCTGAGACTCTAACATGTTTGGGCTGCGTGTGCACTCGAACAGCTTACAGAGCGACACTATGTTCTAGTTATACTAACAAGATCATGTCACCATTTGAAGAGAAAACTTAAACAAATGATCATATTTTACTCAAACCACATTAACTGACCGGTGTTATCTCGTGCGCCTGCTCTCTAGGACAGTTGAAGATGTAATTTCGCAGACAATCCAACTCATCCCGGATAGCAATGAATCCATATACTAGCATGCTCTGATCACCCAGGAAGTCGCCAACATATCTGAATGAGAATATTTGGAGCATAGTCAATACCGGGTAGTCTTTTCTTGGCTCTGTGAATCGTTTGCTTGTAAGGGGGGCTGAAAGAagtacagaaaaggaaaatcagcAGTACAACAGTATATAGATGCTTAATTGAAGATGATAATGGTAGAAATTTCACTTGGATTGGTGTCGTCCAATGCATAGAGTCTGTAGTACGTGAAAAAGGAAGCTGGTTCTGGACATCGTGGTTGAATAGAAACAGTGAAGAACTGATCCTTCTCAGGAAGGGTTGCATTTAGCTCATCGATCTTCTTCCAATACTCTCTGATTTCTTCCATATACTTGTCCAAATTTTTCATAGCTGGCTCTGAGGACAACAAGAAGAAACCATCAGTTCATCATGCCAATAGAAAAGAACATGTTGGAACTGAAACCAGCAAATAGGAGAAAGAATTACAAAGCTTGCAAATTCTGTAAACCATAGACATAATAAATGCTACCTCCCATCCATATTAatcgtcgctgatttagtacatcCCCCCGATCCGTATTAATCGTCCCTGATTTTAGTGTACTAAATCTgcaacaattaatatggatcggaggtagTATTAAAATTGTGAAAGAACAGCAGAGCTGATATATTAGCGCTGCTATTAAGAACTCTCACAGATAACTACGCTGCTATTGATCGAATaatcaaacaaataaaaaaagcaTATTTTGGGCATTTGATTCTAGTTTACATCCAACTGAAGAAAACTTTGCATGCTTAAACATCAGGAATCATACGATACGAGCGAGCGGACAAACAATTAGTagctctctctctatatatagatACACTAGTGTACCCGACGAGCAGGAATTTTGCAGCTTAAACATCAGGAATCATATCTGAACGAAAATTTTGCATGCTGAAACATAGATATATAGGGATGGCCAGAGGTCACCAATAAGGGCCCTCTGTTGAGGGTTCACCACCAGCGGACAAGGTCGTTCAGCCAGAGCGAGCCTCGTCTCCCATGGTACCTCCGAAAGGTCTGGCCGCTCCAGGCTAACATCGGACACAGACAGGCTCGTCTCCGGAGCCATGGCCGAATCGAAGCGACGCACCCCGTCTGGGGCTGGGATCGGTGGCGTCTCTGTGCGGGGCGGCGGCTGGGGTGCCGGGAATCCTCGCCTGAAGGGACGCCGAGTTGGGCCAGCCCAGACGAACGGGAGCCACAACCTcgtttttttttttacttttgttcGTAGTTGCAATTATTCtgaataaatatattacaaaaaattacataaaaaatttgaatttttttgtgaaacaagtatttcaaaaatggtaaatgtgtatagagaaactGTTTCTCATGTATACGAAAAATATATACAATCTGTGTGAAAAAGTTGAACaggtatttgaaaaaaaaattatcaagcatttGAAAAGGTTGGAAATGTATTCAAAAAAATGTTAATATTTTATTTTAATAACGTTCATCAATCGTTTGGAAAACTTCAAatatgtatagagaaaatgttgatcatttattaaaaaaaaattaatcttgtatttgaaaaatattaatctaCCATTCTAAAAAATCTTAAATATATAAGGACAAAATGTtatccatgtattaaaaaaatgtttatcttgtacttggaaaatgttaatcaaacaattgaaaaaaaatgttaaatgtgtatagaaaaaatgttgaccacgtGTTcagaaaatgttaaacttgtatttgaaagaTGTTAAATGCGTATTAGGAAAATGTATTAGATATAtgcaaaaaatgtacaatgtgtacaaAAAACACATTACAAAAATAAGTtctcaaaaaatgttaatcatgtatttaaaaatgtgaaATGCATATATAAAAATATTGCTGAAGTATCAAAAATGTTGAATCTGTACTGAAAAAAGTTAACACGTGTTGGAGAAAGAAGAAACCGATAAAAATTGAAAAAGAATAAGGAATAACAAAGAAACCCAAtggaaaccaaaaagaaaaacaaagaaaacaaaaacaaaagaaaccaaTGCAAAGGAATGAAACCgagaaaaacaagaaagaaacaaagGAAATAGATGAAAactaagaaaaaacaaagaaagaaaagcaaaaaaagtcaatgaaaaccaagaaagaaacaaacagaaatgaagaaaacaaaaaaccagtAAGAACCTAGAAAGAAACACAGAAAACTAATGAAAAAGCAATGAAAACCGTTTATAAAACGAAGAAAAGTGgtgacaaaaagaaaaaaataatctaGAAAACCGAAGATAATCGGAGAAGAAATAAAAAACTAACAGAGAAAAAAACAGGTGCAAACAAAACCGGGAGAGCACCCTCGGAAACCAACATTCAAAGAAAACTCCGTGGAAACAACGTTTGAAAgtttaaaaaactaaaaaaaatgttGGACGTTAATAGAATGATGGTCTATTGTCATCCGAAATTTCAAGTAAAAACACATTACaggatgtgagctatgaaaaagaaaaaTTCATCAATGAATAGCAACATTACTGTTTGGCACTATTCAACGCTGATTTTGTGTTTTTCATAGCTCACGTCCCGTAATGTGTTTGAACTTGAAATTTTACGCGGCAATAGAACATCACACTCTCAACATCCTatatttttttaaagatttttcTGAAACTTAAAGACATTGTTTTTGCGTGGTTTTCACCGGTCTCCACCGAATGTTTGTTTCCCTATGATATTCTCCCAAACAAAACCCAGGGAACGAACACAGCAAATTGAATTGAAATCTAGCAGAAAAAAACAACGAATATGGGTCGGCCCAATAACTAAAGGTTGAAGGGAATCCCTTCAGCAAGATGGAAGAAACACTCGCCCTAAGTGAGATGTAGTCCCCGCGGTCCACGCCCATGTCCAGGTCGTGTGCTCCCTCCGCTTCTACCTTTCCCTCGTCTCCTCGACCCCTGATTTCTCATTTTCTTCCCCACTCACCTGATGATTGCGCGTCACCCTCCCATTCCAATTTATAGCAGTTTGGCCAAAATTAACCGAGGATGAGAATAGGAGATCATGGTTTGTATATTCCCAACCAATCCTTCATCAATTTGCATCGGTTAGTTAAATCCTCCTACATATCCCTTGGTTTACTTCCTCATCTTTATTTGATTCGGTTCCATTTAATAACCCGTATCGTCATTCCCTAAATACATATTTGAGACGTACAAAAGGGATTCACAAAGGGTGTCCTATGGCAAGCATGTTAGAGGATTGCTGATGGATTTGGATATTTTTGTTCGGCAGCCATGTGGCAACATGCAACAAGCAACTACTCTTCGAGTGCTTTTGTTTAAACTTCATGCCATATTTTGTGTTTTATACTTTTATCTGTGTGCTATATTTGCCCCGTTTTATCAACTTGCACCAGGGCCCTGATTTATCAGGACCGGCCCTGGCGGTTCAGACTGTGGAGGAGATTGGAATAGCTATACACTGCCTAAAAGTAGACACTAGATACCCACAGGTTGATTTAATTGAAAAAATTTCGTGAGGGACATATAGTGCACCCTGGTGGGAAAATGTAATGTAGGTCTGCCTCTCAAAGTGAAATGTCCACATGATGTTCGAAAAAGGGAACTTGTCTTTTAGAAGAATGGTTCTATCACCAAACTTCATTTGAAACATGATGAGGAAAGAACTAAATCTTGTGTGGCACATTTGGCCAATTGATGACCGAGACAGATGGCTGTGCTGGTACTCCATGCCAAGCATCGAGATTATGTACCACTCAAATTCCCTATACATCTTATTCCCTAACAATCTTGTTGGGCACTGGTTCTCTTCTACCTCCTCACCGTCTGCGTTATTTCCCGTTGTTATCCTCTCGGCTATAGATGAGTGAGTTATTGAGCATGGAAGTATGCATGCACTTATGGACTGGTGTAGATGGATGGATGGACACAATTTTTGCCACCTGAGTAGCCACATGCATTGATGCATTGTTACCTTAGTCACGAGTAAAATTGGCATCTACAAATGCCTGCAATTGTGATGACAGGAGATTGAAAACAAACGCACATGAGAGCATCGGTTAAATAAATGTGGCATGTCAGAATCCTGCAGAAAAATGAAACAATTTACATTGTTACAGTTGAGAAAACAAGGACATGATTTCATTTTCGAACTATGTACCAAATGTTGCTTGCATCAGGCATGTACATACACCGAGTCACATATTGCACTCATTTATACGAGGCAAAGAACTTCAAATTGGCCTAGTAGTAAGCCCAGGAAATGCAAGCTTATACCTTTACCTTACAATTCTAGTATGAGAAGAAGACCAGTCACGAATTCTTGCGCATATGGTGAGAGCTCCTGGAAATGAGATGCATCGAGGATTTTATTTAAAGTAACTCGATCCCATATAGATGAGCATGGACTTGTTAGTGCATCCAAATTACAGTGTTTCCTACCAGCATCTTCATTTTGCGTTTTGGTGGACGAGGTGAAGCGGAAGACGAAATCTCCCACAAAACGTTGTGTTCCCAAAAGGGCGGTTCAGACTGCGCAGGGAGATGCTCCTAGCAAGCATGAATGAGAAACAGAGAACACTGTGTCTCTAGTTCATCAAGATTAAGACTAGTTCTACCGTTGTTAGATCTCCAATGCACAAACTGCACATATGGTTCTGTCTAGTTTATCAATTTGCGTTGCACGCCAGAATAACTACACCAGCAACATGTCCTTGAGTTCTCGGCAGTGGCGAATTCCACCGCGTAGAAACAGACAGTAGATACCCTTTGTATCACGATCTTAATTTTGTTTAAATTTCCATCATTTTTTAGAAACGTGCATAACTGTATATTTCAAGTTATACTATGAATAGATATCAAGAACTTGACTGTGAGAGATCCGCAATGGCTTTGCACTCCTCGAAATTAGGCTAAGGTAGTtataggtgtcaaaaccggcggatctcggatagggggtcccgaactgtgcgtctaggcggatggtaacaggagacaagggacatgatgttttacccaggttcgggccctcttgatggaggtaaaaccctacgtcctgcttgattgatattgatgatgtgggtattacaagagtagatctaccacgagatcaaggaggctaaaccctagaagctagcctatggtatgattgttgttcgtcctatggactaaagccatccggtttatatagacaccggagagggctagggttacatagagtcggttacaatggtaggagatctacatatccgtatcgccaagcttgccttccacgccaaggaaagtcccatccggacacgggacgaagtcttcaatcttgtatcttcatagtcttggagtctggccgatgatgacagttcggctatccggacaccccctagtccatgactccctcagtagtccccgaaccaggcttcaatgacgacgagtccggcgcgtatgttgtcttcggtgtttgcaaggcgggctctcctccatgttccatgtgttagccgaatagtgtccggtttcttcataaatgttgcgctccttggcttccatgtccaataatggccctcttccacgtgttgtatgaatgcgaaaagacaaggtatttttacgttttacccccctagctgcgcgaataagccgtctataagagaggcgaggatccagatccgaatcacaccatcctccttccgcaagtattcATCGAAGCGCATCCGACaagaatccattccaacatggatagtcgacgcggctcctcttctcgcgctcccagtcctcagccaggagattggaggagatgctcagtcccgcatagcgagttagtgacgctccaagcagagggataccttcccctagcctttatggttccggttcgagccggactggccacctacaagggtgggaagcaggcggagagcgtccccaatccctccaaaggatagcgggtatgcttcgtcccctacttaataaggggactcggatttcccatacatccgtttctccgggggctcctagagttctacggactccaacttcaccacctcacacttgcctccattttgcacatcgcgggctttgtagctgttcgcgagctgttcttgggcatcgagccccattttgcgctgtggaagagactgttttgcctcgtaccccgttcttacgaggggtcgatatatcaagtgggcggagccgaaatatggcgcatcgccgggaccggatatctatccggaaccccgaagaaggcgtccgaagactggccttcggagtggttctatatggaagacgccccgctgccggatccagttcggatcggcctcccggagtttagcaacgctcctctgaagaaacgcctgagttggcgcccgcggagccctcaacgagaagatgataggagcgtccactatctgatgggccggatacggttactggcccattccggattaaccatgattggagtcatggccacatgcattatgcgaggggtgcagccgctccaatataggggccaccccatgtgggatttcaacggggagaatgacgccacccgtcatggccgcaaggggccgggatcggccgccaatctggtgaagatcctgtccggcttgtacaagggggagaaggaggacttcctccgcacgagtccattgaatggattctccatgaataaccctcggagctgggtaagcgaacgtttatatatctgatccgtgctttcaaagataagtgccttactttatgatttcgacgcaggaactgcgccgggatgtggagggcatagaaagcccgactccacaacccgaggatccgggaagatcccttgatccggcctccggagaggatccggacataacggtggaactgattgacggggtgttccaccagctcaacatagacaatgctctagtcgccattacggctgactaccccggtttatccccggcttcccaggtgagtacgaccgaagtcctgacaccgttacttttttaatgcttatttctgaccaccgtgtaccaacggtgcttcgcaggaggtgcctttacggcgggaagccgagcccgcggcgaccgacCAACCaaggtcagtgcggcccagcaggcggaagaggagtgcggcgcgaatcgaaacgtcgccgcaaaggtatggcgcaccattgtcttttaagggaaagactcctgggaggtatattaatgctcatgattcttccaggagaaagagcgctcgccggactaaatccggagaggttgccaaccaagcctccgccagccaggctccaacgcctagtccggagagggaggcgagcgcaaggcacgagccggatgctcctccaacggaggatgccaacaggttgtccgccaccaggtctgaggtggagagcgccatgaatcataggcgccgtcggacagttcttcgtgacgcgtgtttctccccagaggcgttgaatgcctttaatgcgggagacgcgcacctccgtgctgctcaagatggtttaaccagagccacggagcagtatgtaaaagacatacgggtgaggaattttaatagttatatatgccagtagcccccaagacttaaaatagttaaactaactgatttaaagatcatttgttatgcaggatcttacagagaagaatacccacctgtcccaggagcttcaagaatgcaaggcccaactcgaggccgcactagccgctgccgggggagccacagagatcCCCTCTAGTAATTCATATTTCGAAAAGAgaaatagtttatgaagtgcggcgtgtgtatagtctgacaataatattgcagagggtgccggactagatccggacaagcaacatctgctgcgccatctgaaggccggcgagaaggtgcttatgaggatgcagcaggagaggaacaaactccaagatgccaacacccagctgggcgaagaactaaaagatgttcgggtccagctgtctaacttcgtaaaggagaatcggcggcttcatcgcggcatttatagtaagtgcttgagcaaactcttttgaaaagaagagttcggcgaggaagtcgattgacagaaatgtgtctgtaggtgtgctcatgggtcgtccggcggaggagatgcctggttccacgggagaccctcttcccgagctgctgcaactgcacgaacgtattcggcaggcgatgagcggtgtcgttcaggccttatggccttccgtctccctacctgagggtcttggagggcttgctgagaagcttcagggagtacggcggcgtctccgtctgtggaagatatcggcctgccgtcaaggcgccagggaggcctgggccatggtgaagacgcggtacccgaaggctgatccaaaccacatggccgaggtcggacctgtggggcccgatgggaaggagatccctgtgagcctgatgtatagccaagtagagttggccgtgaaatattcccaacaggactgtaaattagacagcctgatagatgggattgaagaggagtacaatcagtcagtttgacgatgtaatttaaaatgacatgtaaaatgccttctagccggattgtagatcgtttgtctttgcagacctttttgcttcaacctcgggacccaatagtctggagtgtgtccgaatacccttacggttataaaaaaaccggggcatgcatggagacaaggcgtaggggtcataagtgctttatcagacaagtgcccaactagctatgttatattacatggttagtaagaaacatcttccagggagaatagttccgttaggggttcctttccctgggaggcatgccctaaagtgcatgaccAGActacgaaaatagcagaaaaagcatctgggggccagataaataaataagtaataaatcatctttcaggtcaccgaccgaatattcccttaagaacgctagccttcggcttcacccagtctgaggtacacatccggctgacccggcaataacaatcgcagaggtgctccctttacctcctagccaaacaatcaggaacgtaggggtaagcacaggagccaggcaacccggcttggccaaaacttaagtcatatcgatgcatataatggtgagtaaaaggtacatgcggaagtatggcacatgtgttgggcatgaagcccatataaataagcttctgttaaagaagcccccaggtataacgagtgcgagtagcacatcgagtgagtgcgaacaaagcgcagatcagccctcaagaggcttgtactgaaagagggaggaaaaaggagggaaaacaaagacagcgaaaaaatatgaaaggtggacggaggaaggagacgaactctgagtccggcgctaggcgtagaatcttcagagacgggctgcgttccatgggtttggctcgagtcggttgttagatgcgttgcatagacggtatgcaccgccggtaaggacttggtcgatgatgaagggaccttcccacttgggctttggtttatcctttttcttgtccgacaggcgtagaactagctcgccaacattgtaagtttttgcccgtacttctttgctttgatatcttcgagcctgctgctgatagaatgcggaacgggattttgccacatcgcgctcctcctctaaggcatccaaactgtcctgctgatccaactcggcttctctttcttcgtacatgcgcacgcgaggtgagtcatgaattatatcgcagggcaaaactgcctcggtgccgtataccataaaaaatggtgtgaatccggtagtgcggtttggcgtggtccgcagcccccagagtacggagtcgagctcctctacccagttcgtgttagattccgtgagggaccgcactaatctgggtttaatgccgctcatgattaggccatttgctcgttccacttgaccgttagtttgagggtggtagactgaagcatagtcgagcttgatgcacatgtttttgcaccagagtttaacctcgtcggccgtgaaattcatgccgttatcagtgacgatgttgtgggggacgccaaaatggtgtactaccccggatatgaagtctatcataggtccggattctgccgttttaaccggcttggcctctatccatttggtgaatttgtccaccatgaccaataagtatttgtgcttgtgggttccccctttaaggggtccaaccatgtcaagcccccagaccgcgaacggccaagtgatgggtatagttttgagggcggtgggtggcatgtggctttgattagcaaagagctggcaaccaacgcatcgttggactaagtcctgagcatctgcccgggctgtcagccaataaaatcctgtacggaaggccttgcctacaagggcccgggctgcagcgtggtgcccgccgagtccggcgtgaatttcagccaggagatttcgcccttcctcttcggagatacacctttgaaggactccggttgtgcttttcttataaagttctccctcatggaccttgtaggctttagatcgctgaactatgcagcgggcctcattttggtcttcgggaagttcctgcctgattaagtaggctaggaatgattccgtccacggggcaattactaccattatttcgtgggctaaaggtgttatttcattggctgagccgccgattgtgtcagaatgttctgtgttgggtggtgcagttggttccgggttgttatttctggactcctcttcccataatacggatggcttaaagagccgttctcggaagatgtttggagggacggcgtcgcgttttgcgccgatgcgtgccaacacgtttgctgcctggttattatcccgggctacatggtggaattcgagtccttcgaaccgggctgacatttttaggacgacattatGGTAGG is from Triticum aestivum cultivar Chinese Spring chromosome 1B, IWGSC CS RefSeq v2.1, whole genome shotgun sequence and encodes:
- the LOC123095727 gene encoding uncharacterized protein — its product is MAPETSLSVSDVSLERPDLSEVPWETRLALAERPCPLVVNPQQRALIEPAMKNLDKYMEEIREYWKKIDELNATLPEKDQFFTVSIQPRCPEPASFFTYYRLYALDDTNPTPLTSKRFTEPRKDYPVLTMLQIFSFRYVGDFLGDQSMLVYGFIAIRDELDCLRNYIFNCPREQAHEITPDSRRLPLISPVRGNSILDGVLLEYSLKVKSIGSDNAEMDYVLADGCIEYTDHMILRGTTLKSRLFGKIGPVDFHYAFLRQGIEATVDIEIPMASPAWGLKAVTAFTSGLSDAIVLYDGSTDSSPAQSVFPISSVVTVQLGHELKLKFDITSMDTVRKGCVRRFVPGNAASAQYQRPDVVMDEEPEPKTYSCFLTFISQKCSFASSKVSICDEFKAEVTVTWSTMGPY